CGTTGTCCAGCACGTTGCCCCAGTCCGTCGCCACCAGGTTGCCCGACCCCGAGTACCAGTTGCGGAACGTGCTCGCCCCGCCCGCGACCCCGCCCTGCACGTAGATCTGCTTCCCGCGCGCGTCATACTGAAACGTGTCGTACTCCAAGACCGCGCCGTTGGAAAGCGAGTCCGTGCGCGTGAGCCGCCGCCCTTCGACGTCGTACGTGGTCCGCTCCCCACCGCCGCCCGGGTACGCCATCCCGGTCTGTCGGCCCTGTTTGTCGTACGAGAAACCGTACACGTGCCCCTGCCGACTGCGCGCGTACGTCATCTCGCCCGTGACCGGATCGTATGCGAAGCTGTCCGCCTGCGCCGTACCCGACAGGTTGAACGGGTGCCGCAGCCGCGCGGTCCGGCCAGCGATGTCGTACGTGTATTCCAGCCCGTAGACGTGCGTGTTGAAGCCCAGGTCGGAATAGCCGCGCAGCCGGGTGGTGTCCGTCCGCAGCGCACCGTTGTTGTAGTAGCTGCGCTCCACCCGCGAATCCAGGTTCTCCGCCCACACCTGATTCCCCGCCGCGTCATACCCGAAGGTGAACACCTCGCCGGGAATGACGAGCGCGCCGTTCGCGCCAGTGGGGTAGTAGGGGAACGGGTGGTTCGCACAGGACGCCCACCCCGGAGGGCAGCCCTGGGCGTAGCTGTGCCCAGGCACGGTCCGGCGCACCAGCCGACCCAGCGCGTCGTACTCCATCCGTACTTCGGCGAACCCGCGAGCGGTGGTGCCGATTACATTGCCAGCCTGGTCATAGGCCGTGGTGCGGTAGTCACCCGGGCCGTTGGTTTCGCGCACCTTCCGGCCCACGTTGTCGTAGTCGAAGGTCGTAATCAGCGATCCTACGTTCGCAGGGTCCGGCAGGCTCTGTCGCTCCACGCTCCGGAGGTCGCCCCGCGCGTCGTAGCCGTTCGCGACCGTGACGATCTCCTGCGGTGTGTCGGCGGGATCGATGGCGCCGGGCATGTTGGGATCGGGCGCCTGCACCATCGCGGGCCCGACGCTCTGGGTCCACCGAACCCGGTTCATCACGTCGTAGCCGGTGCGGCTGCGGGCGCCGTTGGTCCGCACCGCCGCCTCGGTGGTGTCCCCGGGGGTGACGGGCGTGATGACCAGCGTGTCGCGGCCCACCGCGTCAGCGTAGTGCATTGTGTGGAAGCCCAGCGGGCTGATGCTGGCCCGCAGCAGGCCCCAGCCGTCGTAGGCCACCGAGTCCACCCGCGCCACCCCGTTCACCATCGGCGACTCCACCGCTCGGAGTTGACCATCCGCGGTGTAGCGGTAGCTCACCCGCCGCGTGGCGTCGCCCACCTGCTCCCAGAGCCGGTTTCCGTTGATGGTATCGTACGCCATCGTCACCACGCCCTGGCCCGGCGCGGTGATGGACGTCACCCCGTTCCACTTGTCGTCGTACGTGTAGGTCGTGACCGGGCTGTACCCGTCGCCCAGCGGGTTCAGCGCCGTGCTGCTCTGCAGCCGCCCGTGCGTGTCGTAGGTGGCCGACTGGCGGGCCACCGGCGCGCCGTTCGCGTTGGGCCTGCGGACCTCCGTCACCAAGGCCGGAAAACTCGCGTCCCCACGCAGCAGCAGCGTCTCGCCACCCAGCGCCTCGCGGATGCGGCGCGGCGCGCCGAAGCGTCCCACCCAGATCAGCGTCGTGTCCCCCACGTCCGTCCGCGGCCCGTCCAGCAGCGTGTGCGTGCGCGATAGCGGCAGGGCAGCCGCAATGCCGCGCCCCTCCACCGGCTCGAACCGGTTGATGATGCTGTCGCCCACCAGCGGCCCCAGCCACACCCGGGACGAGGCGACCGTCCGCCCCGGCCCGTAGGTGAACACCGACTGCACCCCGCGCCGGTCCGTGCGCGAGGTCGCATACAGGCCGTCGTAGCCGAAGGAGACCGCCACGCTGTCCGGATCGGTGATCGAGGTGACGCGGTTCAGCGCGTCGCGTCCCAGCGTCACCACGCGGCCACGGACGTCGTTCAGGTCCGGCGCCTCCACCGCCGCCACCATCCCGGCCGCGTTCAGCACGAAGCGGTAGTGCAGACTGGCGCCCGTGGCACCCGTCTGCCGCGGCACCTCCAGCCAGTTCAGCGGCCCGTTGCTGATGTCGCGGACGAAGCGGGTGTGCTGGTTCAGGCGGTTCGCCGTCGACAGGTGCTCTCCCTGCGGACCGAAGCTCACCACCGCGCCCTGGGGAGTCCGGCGCTGGTACCCGCCGCCGGGCCTGGCCCACATCGTGTCGGCGCGGTCCACCCGGGCGGCCACCCACACGCCCGTGGACACCGGGCTGTAGATGCGCGTGCTCCCGTCACCGCCCACTCGCAGCAGGCGGTTCCCCGACACGGTCACCACCTGCTCCATCCCGGCCAGCCACCACCCCGGACCGAACTGGCTCAACGCGCGGTTCACCACCGCCACCTCGCCCGCCACGGCCACGGGATACGACACGCCCGTGTAGTGCGCGGTGACCTGCATCGTGTACGGATACACCCCGGTCAGCGACGCCAGCGTGTCCATCACGATGGAGATTCGCCGCGCGGTGCCGGATCCCCACTGGCTCCCCGGGTACACCGTCCGGTAGAAGGAGCCGTTGGGCTTGAAGACCTTCACCTCCACCGTGGTGGGCACCGTGGAGCCCACGGGGAGTCGCACGTCCGCGTACACACGCGCCGTTCCCGACACGTGTGCGCTGCTGTACAGGAGCGACGGCGCGTGGGTGCGCCCCAGCAGCTGCACCGCGGGAAGCCCGTGCGCCAGCCGCAGGTCGCCGCACTCCATCGCCGCGCCGGGGGCAATCGCCACCGTGACGCACTGGTCGCGGGCGATGGTGGCGCTGGAGTTGAGGTCCACCAGGGTGACCGTCATCGCCGCGGGCGCGGTGCCGGTGCCTACCCCTTCCAGCTCCGCCCACCCCGCGTCCTCGATCGCGGCGTTCGCCGTGCTGCGGGCGGAGAGCCGCAGCGTGATCTCCTGTCCGGCGGACAGGGCGGGAAAGCTGAGCCCTACGGACGCGGAGTCACCGGCCGCCAGCGTCAGCGTGGAGACGGATGGCGCGCCGCAGCCGCTCAGGAACGTGCCCTGCGCGTCGCGGCAGGAGCCCAGGAGCGAGAAGGTGGCGGGCAGCGCGCCCGTGTTGCGCACCCACATCGCGTACGTCCCCGCCGCGCCAGAGGCCACCTGCGCCCACGCGCCGTTCGGCGTCACCCGCACCCCCGGCGAGCCGAGCTTGTAGGTGACTGTCCGCGAGCTGCAGTTCTGGAAACTGCCGCAGGCAGAGACGACCAGCGTATCCGTCCCTCCGCTCAGGCTCACGTTGCCGGTCAGGTACAGCCGCCGTTGTGGACCCGTCGTGGACCGGCGGACCTGGAAGGCGGACGTGACGCTGGTATCCCTCCACATCACGGTGGCATTGGCCGAGTCTCCGGTCGCCACCGTCACCGTGATGCTGACCGGCACCGTGGGCTGTGTGTACGTTCCGCTGATGGGCTGAACGCTGATGAAGGGCGCTTGGCCTGTGGTGGGGCAGTCTTCCAGCGTGGTGCACGACTGGGCACGCGCCTGGGGCGCGAACAGCAGGAGGCTCGCGAACAGCGCGATGAACGCCGCGATCAGGCGTCCGGCGTGGAAAGAGCGGATCGGCATGCAACGTACGAAAGCGGAGGGAAACGGAACCTGAGGGAGCGCGCCGCAAAGTCGACGAATGGGAGCTGGGGATGGCTCTGGCGTCCACTTTTGACTCCGCTAAGGCAGCGGAGCGGCTTCTACAAAATGCTCCCAAAAGAGAATCCTGTCCAGCGGCCTCCGCAGAGGATCGTCCGTGCGCCACGCGGACTAACCCTACAAAAACCATGGGCTGCAATGATTTACAGCGCGGCAGCCAATGCGGTATCCGCGTAGATGCGGCCGTCCCGGCAGCAACTGTTTGTCAGTGCACTAGCGCTCTCCGCCACCGCGTGGAAAAATGGACAGATTGCGACGGAAGAGGAATGATGCAGACGGGTGGCGGACCGATTCGGAGACTCAGATCTGGGACTGGAGCGACTAAACGACCACCGGCTAGAGCCGGTTGGTTGTTTGGCCACTGGAAGTGGCTGGGCAGGCTGAAACCTGCTGAAAGGCCGGATGGCGTGCTCCCGGCGGTATCCCATCCGGGCTGACACGCTCAACCAAGTCTCCAAGTCCCACTGCTATGTTCGGAGCGGAAGGCAACTTGGCGTTTCGCCCCAGCATCTACCGGTTGCTGAAGAAGGTTTCGGACCCGGCGTATGGAAATGAACCGGGCCGCCGGGTAGTCCAGCGATCCCGAAGGATGGGGTATCAGACACGATAGAGAGCACTCCGCTTTGCCCAACCTTCCTCGATCCCAAGACTCCCACCAATCTGTCGATGACACAGCCGATGTCCATCGGGAACCATAGAGGCCGCGAATGCCGGGAACAGCGCAGGCTTACGAACCCGCACGTTCCATCGCTCGTGAAGTCATGGTTCGTAGCGCATGATGGCGTTTCCCGCGGGATACCTTCCGCGCCTTGAGGAACTGCCGCAGAAGAGGGATTGCTGGCGAGAGAAGCGCACCCCGGTGATGAGCAGCGCACGCTGTCCGGAGAGTCGTCGGCTTTTCTGCACGGCCACCACCGGCCGGTACATCGGGGCATGGACAGCATCCCCGTACCGCCGGAAATCGAAGTCCTGTTTCGCCTAGCCGGACGGCAGACTCTGTCCAGCCACGCCGCGAAGCTGAATGCCCGTATTGAAGAACTCCGGCCGCGAATCGCGGCGATCATGTTGGAGATGATCCTGCTGGAACTTGAGCAAGAGCCCCCCATGCGGCCGCCCAGTTCGTCTGAACTCGCCGTGCTGCTGAAGTCGGGGGACCCGCGGGTGCGATTGCTGTGAATCCGGCTGAACGGGGTTAGAGAATGAGATAGAGCACCCGCTCGTCCACTGCACGCATGCCGAACGTGTCAGGGGCTGTGCACGTTGGGCAAGTGGGCCGGTCGACCGGCACTCTCGCCCAACCTTTGATCAATCCCTCTCTCTGCGATCCCACCACTGCGTGCAAGAATGGGTACCGTCCTGTTCTTCAACGTTTTCATGAGGACGAGAACTGCAGTACCCCACTAGAAGGCTGTTGAAGAAATCATCCGGCTGCGGGCAAGGGCCCGTCCCACGGTCGATTCACGGCTGTTTTGTGGCGTTTACGCCATCCAGAACCCTCAAATGGGTCGCTGGAGGCCCACAGTTCGCCCCGATGGACCGGCGCGCGATTAAATCAACAGGCTTCTAGGCTCATACCGGACCCAAGTCGAAGGATGAGTAAACCAGCCGTTCGCCTTTGTGCTCCCGCTGCGACTGCCGGAAATAAGGCTCCACGCGCTGCAGAATCACATCTGCTTCATCTTTTTCCAGCCGCTTCAAACGGGATAGTCGGTTGCCTAGACCACCGTACGATGTTCCGAGTTCTACACCTCCATCCTCCGACAACCACCACCGATCGTGCACCGGAAACTCTGGGTTAGCGCCTCTGCTGGTAATGAAGATGATGGTCGTGTCAGGAGGATCATCCTGCCGCAAACGGTTCCATGCCGCTCGGTACCCCTGCTCTGGGTCAGTCAGCCCCTTCTTCGACTTAGCATCTGTAATGACGAACACACGCGCATCCTCAGATACATCTCTCACGAGCGTCAGAAGATGAACGTCCTTCGGCAAGAAGTATGGATCCACCACATAGATCGTGCGACCACCCTGAGTTGCAAGCCATTCACGGATCATGGCGAGCCCCTCCTCTCGCTCTCCTTCTCCTATCAACTTCGACTCAGCATGATCATCCTTTGTCGACACGAAGGGGAGTCGTTGCAAGCCGGACCCAACGCTACGCTGACCCGACAAAACGGCCAGTTCGGCGCCACGGAGACAAGCTTCGAAAAGCGGGAGTACGTATCGGCGCGTTGTTGCAGGGTTCTGAGTGTTGTACTGCACCGCATTCTCGATGAACCAAGCGAAAATCGGGTAAGACGCTGAAACTGGCTGAGCCGCCGCGTATTGCAGAAGCGGGAGGGCGCGGTCAGGAGACACGGGTGAGATGCGTCGCGCGTTAAGGCTACCGAGTTTCCGCCATGCGGCCCGGGAGTATTCCAGCGCGCTACCCTCAACGGTATCCGACCTCGTTCCCTTTCGGGTCGCCATCGCATCTGAGAGGCGATACACACGCAGTTGATTCTCCATCGAAACCTTAGCTGGATCATCGTCGCTTACAGACGCGAGGCCTGCCGCAAACTCAGGATCCATCCGGTGTGCAGCGTTGATAAGCGAACGGCGACGCTCCTCAACAGATTTTCCCTCACCCCGAAATGATATCTCCAACGCAGTCCGAAACATGTCCCGCGCGACGTTTGGCTCTTTGTCGAAAACCAGTAATGCGATCACCTCATACCTGCCGAGTCGATCCACCATCGTCGGGATCGCGTCTGCGGTTTGACGCGCCTCGGTCAGAAGTGCGCGCCGGTCCGAGTCTGATCTGAACCTGCCGATAGCGACAACCGCGCCCAGTACATAGGCACGATCAGCAGTGTTCGGGATCTGACGCGCATCCGCAGCGAAGGTGTCTGCGAGCAGTACTTCGCCTGGTGGCCTGAGTTGATTGATCTGTGCCCGCGCAGCGATGCGATAACCCTCGTGTTGAATATTACGTGTCGTCGGGACCTTAGCATTGACCAAGTCTTCAAGACGACGGACGAGCTCGGCCACCTGCGGACGCTTCATTGCGGTTTTGCTGGCGAGCGCACCTTCAACCAGTGACTCCAAAAGCGAGTACATCCGCCAATCAACGATCATCTCTTCCATGATCTGGACGACCGTGCTTGCATCCTCGAATGTCAGTTCACCACCCTGATGTGGACGGCGAATCAGAGATTCGCCCGGAGGAAGTTTGTTCAGGATTGTCCATCCAGTATTTCCCAGCGCTTCATCGCGGGCGATTTCTGGAAGCGAGTTGATGAGATGCATCCCGGCAGCACGCGAACCTAGGTACAAAGCCGGCGCGCTGACGACTATTACCGCCGTACGGTCGGCCACATTGCTCTGAGGAATCGTGTAGAGCAAGGGAATCAGTCTCTCTTGAACAATCTTGCCGCACAGTTCCTCACGACCCACCCTGTGGCATCGTATTGCCAGTTCGGAAAGCAGGACGGCTTTATCTTCGACCGAGTCAAACTCAGCGATTGTTCTCAAAAGCCGCTCAACGTCATCCTCTTGCTCTAGGTTGTGGGCGAGAAGACCTGCGAAAGCCCTGATGGCGAGAAGCAAGCCTAACAAAGCTGCTGTCGTGCTTTCTGCATCGTGCAGCAGGAGACGGGTCTGCAAGTCGTTCGTTTCCGTGATGTACTCTTGCGCCACGTCCTGATCTGTGTTCGCTAGCACCGCCACAATATCAAAGCCCACGTCGAGCTTTTCCCAACTGTCATCCACTACGTTCCAAGCCTCGCGAACCCACCTAAGAAGATCCCTCCGAGTCTGCTCTGCCTTCTCTCCCAAAGGCGCGAGCCATGCAGCGAGATCGGCGCACACTCGTGCGCGTTCTTCGGTTTTCTGAATAGCTTGCGCTCGACGGATTATGGGGATCAACCCGGATACATCGGCTTTGGAATGGGGCCGACCAAGTAGCGTCGCCGATTGTAGAGCAGCATCGCGGATGTCTGGATCCACAATCTGGTCCAATGCCCAGCCAACTTCAAAGATGGGAATCTCAGTTGCAGGAGCCGAGATCGCAGCTTCGACAAACGCGCGGTAGGCAGAGTCCCTACGCCCTTCTGTGTTGATCTTTGCGATCACTGCCAAGGCAGTGTTGGGCTGCGCGATTGCTAGAGCTTTTATCACTCCCTTACACACCTCGTAATGCTCAGCAGCACCGCCCAGAAGTGTATCAACGCCGACCAGCAGCTCCTGCTCTACCAGCTCGTGCAAAGTCTCGTCCATCGTTTTCGACGGGTCGATCAGAGTAAGAGTTGCCACGAGTCGCCCGAAAGAAGCGGTCTGGACAACCAAATCCCCTATCTTCGAGACAGTATTGTAGACCGCAAGTAAACGTTCATGGGCATTTGCACGGTCGTGGCGAGCCATGGCCCGAGCCAAGATGAGCTGGAGCCGAATGTGATCTTCAGTCGGACCGATCTTCTCCAACACGCCACGTTGCGCGTCTAGCAACTGAACGAGTTCTAAGACTCGGGTAGCCGAGTCGAGGTAGGGGAGACATTGGGCTAGTGCGCGGTAGACACGTGCATTGGCCGTATATCCCGTTGCCTGGATAGAAGCCGTGAGCCCATACTCAAGCACTTGGTCAGCGTCTTGACGCCGACGGTTCGCAGTCATCCAGTGTTGTAGCAGGTACAGTCGGTCCCCGGTGGATTCGATTCGCTGTGCTTCCGATATGACATCAGGAGCTGGAAGGTCACCCAACACTGCAATGGCGTGAATAGATAACCGTCTCAGAGCCGGGTTTTTGATTTGATCCTGCAGTTGTCTGGCTTGCTTCTTTGCACTTGGATCTCCCACCGTAAGTTCGGCTTGGATAGACAGTCGCGTTCGTGCCCAGTCAAGAGCGTTCTCACCCTCATTTCCTGGGGCCTTACTAACCACCTCCAACGCCAACTCGGGTGAGACGTGAAACAAGTCTCCGGCAGCTTCAAGAACCTGTTCTCCGGTAGCGTCGTCTTCCAACGTTGTATACAAAACCTTGATCCGGTCTAGAAGGTCTTGATCTGGAGGAAGCTCTTGCTCCTTGCGAGCACGCGCGATTGCGGCGAGTAGTCGAAAGCGAACATCTCGACGTTGCGCGGCTTCAGCCAGAGCCAAGGCTGTGTCGTAATCTCCCACGGCCGTCCTCGCTCTAACTTCGGCCACACCAGTTCTGGATGAGGCGATCTCCACGATCGCCGCTTTCTGGAAGGTAAATCGGACTAGATCCCCATCTCGTCCGAGCTGCTGTGCCGCCTTGATGCCCTGATCAGCCTGAGATTGGACAGATGACAGTGAAGTGGTCTGTCGATACAGGCGCGCAAAGCGCTCCGGGGAAAGATATTGCACCAGATCGATCAACCGGTCGGCGCTGGTGAAATATGTGGGAAGGTGAGCCAGGGCTTGCGGGCTCTCAGGATCACGAGTGAAGAACGCGATTAACAACTCGTTGACCTCCAGCCGGAGGTGTTGGACACGAGTGCTCGCAAAACGCCGGTGTGCTTCCGAAACAAACCGGTAGTATCCTTCCGAATCACAGCTCAAAAACCCAAGTCCCTCAAGCTTTGTCTCTACGTGCGACGTCGCAAGTTGAGCAATCTCTGCCAACTCTGCACGAGAGTAACTCCGGGGCTCATGTGCAAGGATCGCCAGCAGAAGAACCTGCTCATGGTCTGCATCATCGACGGTGGACCACTCCAGCCGAAATAGATCCGGAAGCTGTTCCGGGAGTTGCGCGAGCAACTGTTCCGGCGTTTGACCTGTGAGTAGCAGCCGACGGATACTGGCGAGCTTTCCTGGAACAGCCCCAGTTACTCGTACGATTTCCTCACGTTGCGCTGGCGTCAGTTCGAAGCTTTCAAGGAAGCGTGCCGCTTCGTCACTGCTGAAAGAGCTCAGGGGATACCCCTTCACGAGATTCCGCGTGGCAGAACGAAGGGGAAGTTCTTCGGCCGTACGTCCGCTGAGAAGAAAACGGAAACCCTCCATCCCAAATGGTAGCAAGTCGATGATCAAGGTCCTGCTACCCTCATCCGTAGACGGTATGTCTTCAAGACCATCGACGATAAAGTAGAAGGGCATTCCGTCCTTGCGGGCTTTTCTCCGCAGCGCAGCGTAGAGCTTCTGGAGAGCTACCTGGTCCACCTGCTCTGCGACCGGCGGTTCGCCCCCGTCGTGAAGGAGATCAGAAATCTGCGAGTGAATATCACTCGCGATCTGCTGAGGATCATACGCCCAGCGACTTGCGACCGTCAGGTAGACGGCAACGGTCCGATCGCGGTGTTCGTTGTGAAACTGGTGTAATAACGTCGACTTCCCGATCCCCTCCTGGCCCTCCACGACGACGATCTCGATGTCACCTTCGAGAAGTGTTGCGAGTGTGCGTAGGAAGTGAGGACGAGCGATGATGGGCTCGGTAGCCGATCCCTGCGATGCATTCGTAGAGCGGTTTGCGTGCACAGTCCTGACCATAGTAGGGGAGGGCGTGGCAGCGGAGCACTGAATGGCACATCGATACTGCACAATGTGTGCTATATAGCAGGCGTAGCCGTGGGTGCTAGCGTTCCTGGACGGCTACTTTTCCGCACGGCCTTGATGGGCAGGCAGGTTCCTTAAAGGACGCGTTCGTGGCCAGAACCCGCCCACAACCTTCAAAGGACCGGGCGGTGGATACGATCTGCTTGAGATAGCGTAATCTGAGCGCTAAACTTTCGAGTCGGCTTGACCATCGACATCCTTCTTTACTGAAACGCCATGTCTTCTGCTGGAGCCAAAGCAGCTCTTCAAGGCTTCCGTGTTCAGGCGCTCTACACTCTGGCATTGATGCTGGAACCCGGAGCCGAGAACCTCGTCTTCCAGCCAGAAGGCAAGGAAGATCTCGATGTCTACGCGGGAGATGAACTCAAGCGAGTGATCCAGGTGAAGGGCCACGCGGATCCGCTCTCGCTTTCCAAACTCGGACACGGGCAGGATGATTCCTTCCTCCGCCGCGCATCAGAACTCTGTGCGCGGGCCGGGCTGGAGATCGTAGTCGCCACGTTCGGCCCGGTCGGCCCGGAGTTGGAAGGCGCTTGGGCGGGCACTGCGAACCATCGCGCATCCGTAGTAACAAAGCTTCGCGACGGAGGGTTCGATGACGAGAAGATCGCCAACCTCTTTGCTTCCGTTCGCTTCGAGCAGGTCAGCGAAGTTGTACTCCGCCAGCAGGTCTTCGACTTTCTATCAGAAAGCCTCCTGGGCGGGGATCCAGAAAGCGCATTCGACCTGCTCGTCGCGTGGCTGTACCAAGCCGCGGAAGGGCGTCGGCGGATCACCACGGCCGACCTTCGGGATCGCATCACTCGTGTCGGGAGATACCTCGCCGAACGAGCCGCGCATCACCAGGAGTGGTTCACGTCCATCGTTCCGCTCGACGATGCTCCGATCACCCTGGAGCGCCGGGAAGAACTCGCCATCGAGTACCACCGCGGCGTTGCTGCGCGATTCGACCACATCACAACGGATCAGGACATCCTTCGCGAGGCAAAGCTGCAGCAGATCGACGAGGCCTTTTCAGCGTCCAAGGTGGTCATCGTCCACGGTGCTTCTGGACAAGGAAAGAGTACCCTTGGACTGCGCTACCTCCATGACTTCGTTCCGGCCGCGTGGCGGTTCTCTATCCGCCTGGTCGCGGATCGTACTCACGCCCTCCGTGTCGCCACGGCACTCGCTGGTCATCTGCGGGCTGTTGCGGCGCCCATGTATGTCTACGTGGACGTCTCGCCGCGCGATGCGGACTGGCCGGAACTCGTTCGGGTTCTGGTGGAGCAAGCGGGCGTGAAGGTCCTCGTGACGATTCGCGAAGAGGACCTTGCCCGGGTCAACATCTCAGAATCGGAACTGGGCTTCCCCCGTTCAGTGCAAATCCAGTTCGACGAAGCGGAGGCCCAGCTGATCTACGACAAGCTCGTCGCGCGACGCCCTGCAGACCGGTTTCTTTCTTTCCCGGAAGCCTGGGCGCAGTTCGGTGGGCAGGGTCCCTTGCTGGAGTTCACGTACCTCGTCACCCAGAGCGAATCGCTGGAGGCCACCCTTCGCGCCCAGGTGCGCCGACTGCGGGACGAGGTGCAGGCCGGACGGCTACCCGCGGCTGACCTCGCGTTTCTTCGCTTGGTGAGCGTCTCGGCAGCGTATGAGGCCCGCTTGGATGTCGCCGGGCTCGCAGCCGTTGCTGGTCTTCCAGATCCGGTTCGTACGTTGGAACTGCTGGAGAGCGAGTACCTAGTGCGGCGCTCCGCCGAAGGCCGGTATGTGGAAGGCCTCCATCCCATCCGATCCACCATCATGGCTGCCGCGCTTACCGATCCCGTCTTCGCACCATGGGCTGAGTCCGCAGCGGTGTGCATTCAGCACATGCCTGAGCCAGATCTGGAAGCCTTCCTGTTCCACGGCTTCCTACATCATCAAGACGCCTCGGAAACCCTGATCCACGCAGCTAAGGAGCGTCGGCTGCGGACCTGGGCCGGGCTGGCGGGTGTGGGACGAAGCCTGATCTGGCTCGGAGTGAAGCGGTACGTAGACGATAACCACGCCGTCATCGAAGAAGGTCGGGAGAAGCTCAGCACAGCGTGGTCGCTGCTGCTGGATTTCGACGTCGCGGACATCGTCTCTGACGAGGAGCCCTTCATCGAGCGACTCCCCGGAGCACGTCCTGAAGTCGTTGAGTTGGGACGCCAACTGCGGGAGCGCCAGTCGAACAAGCGCGAGATCTTCGCGCTTTTCAGCACATGGATCTCCAACATCCCGGTCGCGCCTGATCCACCCGCCACCACGGCGGATTGGACCGGCCTCGCAGAGCTTTGTTTCTGGGCTGCTCGCCTGGAGATCGCGGGACCCGCAATGGACGCGGCTTGGGACGTAGATTTGGCGGCCGCGATCGAAAGTGTGCCTCTCCCTGTCCTGAGCAGGGTGGTCCAGGCGTGGTCGTACGGACCCCCTGAACGGTTCCAGGAACGCGTCCAGCCTCATACCGGGCGGCTCCTGTCGAAATACCGGGAAACGATGCAAGTCGTGTCGCTCGAAAGCGAAGAAGACCGGCTCTATGCGCGCTTCATCGTCCCCTGGGACGTGATGGCCACG
This Longimicrobium terrae DNA region includes the following protein-coding sequences:
- a CDS encoding RHS repeat-associated core domain-containing protein, with amino-acid sequence MPIRSFHAGRLIAAFIALFASLLLFAPQARAQSCTTLEDCPTTGQAPFISVQPISGTYTQPTVPVSITVTVATGDSANATVMWRDTSVTSAFQVRRSTTGPQRRLYLTGNVSLSGGTDTLVVSACGSFQNCSSRTVTYKLGSPGVRVTPNGAWAQVASGAAGTYAMWVRNTGALPATFSLLGSCRDAQGTFLSGCGAPSVSTLTLAAGDSASVGLSFPALSAGQEITLRLSARSTANAAIEDAGWAELEGVGTGTAPAAMTVTLVDLNSSATIARDQCVTVAIAPGAAMECGDLRLAHGLPAVQLLGRTHAPSLLYSSAHVSGTARVYADVRLPVGSTVPTTVEVKVFKPNGSFYRTVYPGSQWGSGTARRISIVMDTLASLTGVYPYTMQVTAHYTGVSYPVAVAGEVAVVNRALSQFGPGWWLAGMEQVVTVSGNRLLRVGGDGSTRIYSPVSTGVWVAARVDRADTMWARPGGGYQRRTPQGAVVSFGPQGEHLSTANRLNQHTRFVRDISNGPLNWLEVPRQTGATGASLHYRFVLNAAGMVAAVEAPDLNDVRGRVVTLGRDALNRVTSITDPDSVAVSFGYDGLYATSRTDRRGVQSVFTYGPGRTVASSRVWLGPLVGDSIINRFEPVEGRGIAAALPLSRTHTLLDGPRTDVGDTTLIWVGRFGAPRRIREALGGETLLLRGDASFPALVTEVRRPNANGAPVARQSATYDTHGRLQSSTALNPLGDGYSPVTTYTYDDKWNGVTSITAPGQGVVTMAYDTINGNRLWEQVGDATRRVSYRYTADGQLRAVESPMVNGVARVDSVAYDGWGLLRASISPLGFHTMHYADAVGRDTLVITPVTPGDTTEAAVRTNGARSRTGYDVMNRVRWTQSVGPAMVQAPDPNMPGAIDPADTPQEIVTVANGYDARGDLRSVERQSLPDPANVGSLITTFDYDNVGRKVRETNGPGDYRTTAYDQAGNVIGTTARGFAEVRMEYDALGRLVRRTVPGHSYAQGCPPGWASCANHPFPYYPTGANGALVIPGEVFTFGYDAAGNQVWAENLDSRVERSYYNNGALRTDTTRLRGYSDLGFNTHVYGLEYTYDIAGRTARLRHPFNLSGTAQADSFAYDPVTGEMTYARSRQGHVYGFSYDKQGRQTGMAYPGGGGERTTYDVEGRRLTRTDSLSNGAVLEYDTFQYDARGKQIYVQGGVAGGASTFRNWYSGSGNLVATDWGNVLDNGRNTELFTVDAMGNQMDRTTINGGLINPRFRTTYTPAGGRVASIGRVLPATPSAEELPDSTYRTYDAAGNVEWAVHMGWGSYYGGAIDVTSVTSTRNYYGADGLLRVVQTRDESSTGSSWTYGGLFSEYRYDALGRRILERTRRDNTREHPMCVPRAGEPCISTITRFVWAGDQLLWELRAPGQAGTGIDLEATTGTGDWYGRVSYFHGGGVDKPLLITKENAGSLVPRDTWRGQFHAGTSPVTGMRGDCTGASPTGCIWAPWPGWRTTASHALTGSGPDVQAWFGGLVDGMRDASGQMYMRNRYYDPATGQFTQTDPIGLAGGLNSYGFAAGDPVSYSDPYGLAASCEPFCTALDVALLVADVNDIRENGLNLGNGTGVILGLISTATPLVTGLGAADDVVRGGVRAATHSDDAARATSTVSRNAVPKSIPATGPRVTGEQSARIQEMGRAHGCHNCGARQPGGNGTWVGDHQVPTGMNPAGRPQTLQPHCNPCSRSQGGWVTGMLRWAKKLGEP